In Thermomonas carbonis, a single genomic region encodes these proteins:
- a CDS encoding phospholipase D-like domain-containing protein produces MPGLFPLGELHGMALLHVAAVAVGLLLYVALTHSGRQRRAPSAAIGWVVSLVAFPYLALPVYLLLGTRKLAHPCEAIANEAVADEGRWLQALGHGLGLPPARHCHRIDLHADGEGALQALLVLLDGASSRIDIEIFILRDDAVGKQVAAALQRATVRGVRVRVLLDGVGTLAGHRASAALLRDAGAELRWFAPMRLRLHPQFGRGNLRNHRKLVLVDGHAMWTGGRNLAEEYFLDGATSMAWRDLSVVVEGGIVADAQTVFERDWASTFSGTSKTPSPVPAAPDAGARAQLLPSGPDRRDDTAYSLFLNAIHRADARVLLATPYFVPDAQLQTALLLACRRGVDVQLLMPARSNHRMADIARERSLRELAAAGARIHLLPGMLHAKAIIVDDALASCGSINFDGRSLFLNYELNLLFHDAGQVADLAAWFTAQRAQAAGYVARAPGWWRDIGEGLVRAVGFQL; encoded by the coding sequence GTGCCGGGCCTGTTCCCGCTGGGCGAACTGCATGGCATGGCCCTGCTGCATGTCGCCGCGGTCGCGGTCGGCCTGCTGCTGTATGTCGCACTGACCCACTCCGGCCGGCAACGGCGCGCACCATCTGCCGCCATCGGCTGGGTGGTGTCGCTGGTCGCCTTCCCCTACCTTGCGCTGCCCGTCTACCTGCTGCTCGGCACGCGCAAGCTCGCCCATCCATGCGAGGCCATCGCAAACGAGGCGGTCGCCGATGAGGGGCGGTGGCTGCAGGCGCTGGGCCATGGACTGGGCCTGCCGCCTGCACGGCATTGCCATCGCATTGACCTGCATGCCGATGGTGAAGGGGCATTGCAGGCGTTGCTGGTATTGCTCGATGGCGCGTCCTCACGCATCGACATCGAGATCTTCATCCTGCGCGATGACGCGGTGGGCAAGCAGGTCGCCGCGGCGTTGCAACGCGCGACGGTCCGTGGCGTGCGCGTACGGGTGTTGCTGGACGGCGTCGGCACCTTGGCCGGGCATCGCGCCAGCGCCGCGCTGTTGCGCGATGCCGGTGCCGAGCTGCGCTGGTTCGCACCAATGCGGCTGCGCCTGCATCCGCAGTTCGGGCGCGGCAACCTGCGCAACCATCGCAAGCTGGTGCTCGTCGACGGCCACGCAATGTGGACCGGCGGCCGCAACCTGGCCGAAGAATATTTCCTCGATGGTGCGACATCGATGGCCTGGCGCGACCTGAGCGTGGTGGTCGAAGGCGGCATCGTCGCGGATGCGCAGACGGTGTTCGAGCGCGACTGGGCATCGACGTTTTCGGGCACCTCAAAGACACCGTCGCCTGTTCCCGCAGCGCCCGATGCAGGCGCTCGCGCGCAGTTGCTGCCCAGTGGCCCCGACCGCCGCGACGACACGGCGTATTCGCTGTTCCTCAACGCGATCCACCGCGCCGACGCGCGGGTGCTGCTGGCGACGCCGTACTTCGTGCCGGATGCGCAGTTGCAGACGGCATTGCTGCTGGCCTGCCGGCGCGGCGTCGACGTGCAACTGCTGATGCCGGCGCGTTCCAACCACCGCATGGCCGACATCGCCCGTGAGCGCAGCCTGCGCGAACTGGCGGCGGCTGGCGCGCGCATCCATCTGCTGCCGGGGATGCTGCATGCGAAGGCGATCATCGTCGACGATGCGCTGGCGAGCTGCGGTTCGATCAACTTCGACGGACGCAGCCTGTTCCTCAACTACGAGCTCAACCTGCTGTTCCACGATGCCGGGCAGGTCGCCGACTTGGCCGCTTGGTTCACGGCGCAGCGCGCGCAGGCCGCCGGCTATGTGGCGCGTGCGCCAGGCTGGTGGCGCGACATCGGCGAAGGCTTGGTGCGCGCGGTGGGCTTCCAGTTGTAG
- a CDS encoding DUF2782 domain-containing protein, whose protein sequence is MRKTLLILFALVVSACSTVPPEEMLANAEPVTRKEANGDTVTEYRVAGALKMVKVVPFRGPTYYIHDRDGDGKLDWNEGEAPMTYYKLYSW, encoded by the coding sequence ATGCGCAAGACCTTGCTGATCCTGTTCGCACTTGTGGTGTCAGCCTGCAGCACGGTGCCGCCGGAAGAGATGCTGGCCAACGCCGAACCGGTCACCCGCAAGGAAGCCAACGGCGACACCGTGACCGAGTACCGCGTGGCCGGTGCGCTGAAGATGGTGAAAGTGGTGCCGTTCCGCGGGCCGACGTACTACATCCACGACCGCGACGGCGACGGCAAGCTCGACTGGAACGAAGGCGAGGCGCCGATGACCTACTACAAGCTCTACAGCTGGTAA
- a CDS encoding alpha/beta fold hydrolase — MRFREALLACCCLFAGTVAAAADPVRATTPRFEPAPCAFLDVAADWASQQRIDCGWLHVRESRGKADNRTLKLWIAIARADVPESDDAPLLYLNGGPGYATVDYFFPYFPQSKTWPALRKTRDLVFLDQRGTGRSQPAFCPELKRTLETVNAQALAPREAMQRTIAAYADCRPRMLAEGFDFAAYSSSATVEDAEDLRRALGVRQWNLYGISYGTLVGLVYLRRHPGSVRAAILDSPYPPNSPHGAEQITSTALAFQALQRSCDREAACHARFPDMLGRLQVARKRLDAAPLVQDDGGRINGGRLLSSIWTMLVQSSLVRWVPLAIEHAANGDEAMIRRIVALYGGTDSFGDYSFGLAQTINCFEIGVGDTTPAVRAAMQRYPELAGTDAIAEANARECAAWQSERAPPAFFTPVHSDVPSLLYGGEFDPATPYDDAVLASRHLRNSTLVQVRGASHAGMGQDDCTRGIAHAFLRNPAAKPDLACLSTRDVAPIATDGLRAHLDSLKQ, encoded by the coding sequence ATGCGGTTTCGCGAAGCCCTGCTTGCATGTTGTTGCCTGTTTGCAGGCACCGTCGCCGCCGCGGCCGACCCCGTGCGCGCGACCACGCCACGTTTCGAGCCCGCGCCGTGCGCGTTCCTCGATGTCGCCGCCGATTGGGCTTCGCAGCAGCGCATCGATTGCGGCTGGTTGCACGTGCGCGAATCGCGCGGCAAGGCTGACAACCGCACGCTCAAGCTGTGGATCGCGATTGCCCGCGCCGATGTTCCGGAAAGCGATGACGCGCCCCTGCTGTATCTCAACGGCGGCCCCGGCTATGCCACGGTCGATTATTTCTTCCCGTACTTCCCGCAGAGCAAGACCTGGCCAGCGCTGCGCAAGACCCGCGACCTGGTGTTCCTCGACCAGCGCGGCACCGGCCGCTCGCAACCTGCGTTCTGCCCGGAGTTGAAGCGCACGCTGGAGACCGTGAACGCACAGGCGCTCGCGCCCCGCGAAGCGATGCAGCGCACGATCGCCGCCTATGCGGACTGCCGACCAAGAATGCTGGCGGAGGGCTTCGACTTCGCCGCCTACAGCAGCAGCGCGACGGTGGAGGATGCCGAGGACCTGCGTCGCGCGCTCGGTGTGCGGCAATGGAACCTCTACGGCATCTCCTACGGCACACTGGTTGGTCTGGTATACCTGCGGCGACATCCGGGCAGCGTGCGTGCGGCGATCCTCGATTCGCCATATCCGCCGAACTCGCCGCATGGCGCGGAGCAGATCACCAGCACCGCGCTCGCCTTCCAGGCCCTGCAGCGCAGCTGTGATCGCGAAGCCGCCTGCCATGCGCGCTTCCCCGACATGCTGGGTCGCTTGCAGGTGGCGAGGAAACGACTAGATGCCGCGCCGCTGGTGCAGGACGATGGCGGGCGCATCAATGGCGGTCGGTTGCTGTCCTCGATCTGGACGATGCTGGTGCAATCCAGCTTGGTGCGTTGGGTGCCGTTGGCGATCGAGCACGCCGCCAACGGCGACGAAGCGATGATCCGCCGCATCGTTGCGCTGTACGGCGGCACCGACAGCTTTGGCGACTACAGCTTTGGCCTGGCGCAGACGATCAACTGTTTCGAGATCGGCGTCGGCGACACCACGCCCGCGGTCCGCGCGGCGATGCAACGCTATCCCGAGCTGGCAGGAACAGATGCGATAGCCGAAGCAAATGCCCGCGAGTGCGCGGCCTGGCAATCCGAACGCGCGCCGCCGGCGTTCTTCACGCCGGTGCACAGCGACGTGCCCAGCCTGCTGTACGGCGGCGAATTCGATCCCGCCACGCCCTACGACGATGCCGTCCTGGCCAGTCGCCACCTGCGCAACAGCACCCTGGTGCAGGTGCGTGGTGCCTCGCACGCCGGCATGGGCCAGGACGACTGCACGCGTGGCATCGCCCATGCGTTCCTGCGCAACCCGGCGGCCAAGCCCGATCTTGCCTGCCTGTCGACGCGCGACGTTGCGCCCATCGCCACCGACGGACTGCGGGCACACCTCGATTCGCTGAAGCAGTAA
- a CDS encoding ABC transporter ATP-binding protein → MMQRWFESRLDPFPDAPPAQPPATLYAFCRHYTRGAERWLILLTVSTGLIALAEVALYAYVGALVDRMNAVGPSAFMAQEGPRLAWMAALVLVVLPALVLLNSLVQHQTLLGNFPMRIRWNVHRYLLRQSMGYFQDEFAGRIATKLMQTSLAVRETVVKLLDIGNYVLVYFGGTLIVAASADWRLMLPFVGWLGCYALLMRWFVPQMGKVSQQQADARSDMTGRIVDSYTNIATVKLFSHSQREQAYAREAMGGFLQSVYAQMRLATNVYSLLYALNMALLFAVAALGLWLWLHGHVSVGAVAVASALALRLLGMSHWIMWELSALFENIGTVHDGISSISLPPTVDDAPGAPALPRVSGEIRFEDVAFHYGKGSGVIEHLGLHIRAGEKIGVVGRSGAGKSTLVNLLLRFHDVEAGRITVDGVDVASVQQDSLRAQIGVVTQDTSLLHRSVRENILYGRPDATEEEMIEAARQANAEGFIHELVDAKGRRGYDAQVGERGVKLSGGQRQRVAIARVLLKNAPILVLDEATSALDSEVEAVIQENLYRLMQGKTVIAIAHRLSTIAAMDRLVVMDAGHIVEEGSHEQLLARGGLYAQLWQRQSGGFLTLEPAADEG, encoded by the coding sequence ATGATGCAGCGCTGGTTCGAATCCCGCCTCGACCCCTTCCCCGACGCGCCACCGGCGCAGCCGCCAGCGACGCTGTACGCGTTTTGCCGCCACTACACCCGTGGTGCCGAGCGCTGGTTGATTCTGCTCACCGTCAGCACCGGCCTGATCGCGCTGGCGGAAGTGGCGCTGTATGCCTACGTGGGCGCGCTGGTCGACCGGATGAATGCGGTCGGCCCAAGTGCATTCATGGCGCAGGAGGGCCCGCGACTGGCGTGGATGGCGGCGCTGGTTCTGGTCGTGTTGCCAGCACTGGTGCTGCTGAATTCGCTGGTGCAGCACCAGACCCTGCTGGGCAACTTCCCGATGCGGATCCGCTGGAACGTGCATCGCTACCTGCTGCGGCAGTCGATGGGCTATTTCCAGGACGAGTTCGCCGGGCGTATCGCCACCAAGCTGATGCAGACCTCGCTGGCGGTGCGCGAGACCGTGGTCAAGCTGCTGGACATCGGCAACTACGTGCTGGTGTATTTCGGCGGCACGTTGATCGTCGCGGCCAGCGCGGATTGGCGACTGATGCTGCCGTTCGTGGGCTGGCTCGGGTGCTACGCGCTGCTGATGCGCTGGTTCGTGCCGCAGATGGGCAAGGTGTCGCAGCAGCAGGCCGATGCGCGCTCCGACATGACCGGGCGCATCGTCGACAGCTACACCAACATCGCCACGGTCAAGCTGTTTTCGCATTCGCAGCGCGAACAGGCCTACGCACGCGAGGCGATGGGCGGGTTCCTGCAAAGCGTCTACGCGCAGATGCGGCTGGCGACCAATGTCTATAGCCTGCTGTACGCACTGAACATGGCCCTGCTGTTCGCAGTCGCCGCGCTGGGCCTGTGGCTGTGGCTGCATGGCCACGTCAGCGTGGGCGCGGTGGCGGTGGCCTCCGCGCTTGCGCTGCGCCTGCTCGGCATGTCGCACTGGATCATGTGGGAGCTGTCCGCGCTGTTCGAGAACATCGGCACCGTGCACGACGGCATCAGCTCGATCTCGCTGCCTCCGACCGTCGACGATGCGCCCGGCGCACCGGCATTGCCGCGCGTGTCCGGCGAGATCCGTTTCGAGGACGTGGCCTTCCACTACGGCAAGGGCAGCGGCGTCATCGAACACCTGGGCCTGCACATCCGCGCCGGCGAGAAGATTGGCGTGGTCGGCCGCTCCGGTGCCGGCAAGTCGACGCTGGTGAACCTGTTGCTGCGCTTCCACGACGTCGAAGCCGGGCGCATTACCGTGGACGGCGTCGACGTGGCCAGCGTGCAGCAGGACTCGCTGCGTGCGCAGATTGGCGTCGTCACCCAGGACACCTCGCTGCTTCATCGAAGCGTGCGCGAGAACATCCTCTACGGCCGCCCGGATGCGACCGAAGAAGAAATGATCGAAGCCGCGCGCCAGGCGAACGCCGAGGGCTTCATCCATGAGCTTGTCGACGCGAAGGGCCGTCGCGGTTACGACGCCCAGGTCGGCGAACGCGGGGTCAAGCTGTCCGGCGGCCAGCGCCAGCGCGTCGCGATCGCCCGGGTGCTGCTGAAGAACGCGCCGATCCTGGTGCTGGACGAAGCGACCTCGGCGCTCGATTCGGAAGTGGAAGCGGTGATCCAGGAGAACCTGTACCGGCTGATGCAGGGCAAGACGGTGATCGCGATCGCCCATCGGCTGTCGACCATCGCCGCGATGGACCGACTGGTGGTGATGGATGCCGGCCACATCGTCGAGGAAGGCAGCCACGAACAACTGCTGGCGCGCGGCGGCCTGTACGCGCAGCTGTGGCAGCGGCAGTCGGGCGGTTTCCTTACCCTCGAACCGGCCGCGGACGAGGGCTGA